The following proteins are encoded in a genomic region of Nymphalis io chromosome 8, ilAglIoxx1.1, whole genome shotgun sequence:
- the LOC126770028 gene encoding rRNA methyltransferase 3, mitochondrial isoform X2, whose translation MCELTTIPNLRLYGRWMHRKPAKVLLPFEPASQVSLKKEEVIDIGTDGFKQNKNETNETKTGGVKKNKNETNNPLMPVASQNNFKLLKEKKNIELKKKKFYLSQKKVFDDKGEIIYEKLKENDGRISNLLVKLKSKKERLREGQMLVEGWRLIVDGLEANCILKYVIFSRIEDLNSLRPFLPKTGVQFYKIPYKEIELWSDVETSPGIFGVFEIPNVDNIKRYSNPIPLQFICDNIRTPGNLGAILRAAVGVGTEKILLTKGCVDLWDPKVIRSASGAHFRQPIHTSVDWEELPNLLDQDTSIFIADNNTNIPETTELENVIGNNLPVLPYYGIDYANLKHVTLIIGGETEGISENSYRLAANKNGLRLNIPLQKGVDSLNTGMAAAVIAFEIKKQFIQAWSKRKLNQIENTVT comes from the exons atGTGTGAACTAACCACTATTCCAAATTTAAg GTTATATGGAAGATGGATGCATAGGAAACCAGCTAAAGTTTTATTACCATTCGAACCTGCCTCCCAAGTGAGCTTAAAAAAAGAGGAAGTTATTGATATCGGTACTGATGGTTTCAAACAGAACAAAAATGAAACAAACGAAACCAAAACTGGCGGTGTCAAAAAGAacaaaaatgaaacaaacaatCCACTCATGCCGGTAGCAAGTCAAAATAACTTTAAGCTATTAAAGGAAAAGAAgaatattgaattgaaaaaaaagaagTTCTATTTGAgtcaaaaaaaagtatttgatgATAAAGgtgaaattatttatgaaaagttAAAGGAAAATGATGGAAGAATAAG tAATCTTCTTGTGAAACTAAAGTCTAAAAAGGAAAGATTAAGAGAGGGGCAAATGTTAGTTGAAGGCTGGAGATTAATTGTTGATGGCTTAGAAGCAAATTGTAttctaaaatatgtaatattcagCCGCATAGaagatttaaatagtttaaggCCGTTCCTGCCTAAAACTGGAgttcagttttataaaattccatATAAAGAAATAGAATTATGGTCTGATGTAGAGACATCACCTGGAATCTTTG GTGTATTTGAAATTCCTAATGTTGACAATATTAAGAGATACTCTAATCCCATACCACTGCAATTTATTTGTGATAATATTCGCACACCGGGGAATTTAGGGGCCATTCTGAGGGCTGCTGTAGGAGTTGGAACAGAAAAGATTTTGCTTACAAAAG gcTGTGTTGATCTTTGGGATCCAAAAGTTATACGAAGTGCATCAGGAGCTCATTTCAGACAACCAATCCATACTTCAGTTGATTGGGAAGAATTGCCTAATTTATTGGACCAAGATACATCAATATTTATAGCTGATAATAACACTAATATACCAGAAACAACAGAGTTAGAAAATGTGATTGGCAACAATTTACCGGTATTGCCATATTACGGCATTGATTATGCCAATTTGAAACATGTAACACTAATAATAGGAGGAGAAACTGAAGGAATAAGTGAAAACAGCTACAG ATTAGCTGCAAACAAGAATGGACTTCGGTTAAATATACCGCTGCAGAAAGGGGTTGACAGCTTAAATACTGGAATGGCAGCAGCTGTTATAGCTTTCGAAATCAAGAAACAATTTATTCAAGCATGGTCAAAACGTAAATTGAATCAAATAGAGAATACTGTGACTTAG
- the LOC126769968 gene encoding protein kintoun, translating to MATGVKPRDEESSLTRADLEAIQDAMKNKKFRDLLSEYCDEVRDPANQAIYQKEMTQLEKERGYDVTFINPKGGYVIKTSVAGERKAFINICSNENVDKPSCTVQERNGQKGMNWQLPYTIIPPREDFNHKRERCIIYDVVFHPDTLRMAEVNKRFRELVNNTAFDGLQKTYGIHFDSNNCRFPKACYKGMTTPAVIRKEDPNYKPPTDEENQELTPEVLEKLYPQHIYQENKEHLQENVTYNIQHRKKAKNSKKEFTHSSDKGYTVPKYVIKQQQNVDFQDFTYHKDSKQYSAIPSNLTIEINLPLLSSTKDCVLDVREKNLTLISEKPAKYKLNLDLPYSVNDECGNATFDKSKHMLIVSLPVIRKKLSSNKITCQKSDSGVESEENSNSDEESSRKNNLVEEITLTSENPDLSSIQEKETSPIVDEEFLLSNIGYTFPSYTYNALDDIVAFTFHVKNTETDSVKVKNVENKVYIKFTSIGSGFVPIHYAAFIVFDHDINFENAVGEAWDNNVILQLETGGNIPEKFQIGLQGDLKMEYFDVSKLKKPLKEHIIQNNIKSSEEVSSSPVVEVTNLGSETNIVVSSTSHNANKEDENERDIVWTENGTFENGAKSILRKPIAMMRSFSESSCGDVASSMDYISSDCIPEESSLKKTVRFSDVIARQFYRYNSSIEGQKRKNQRKKSKKRNLERRRSESEAEDDSVNAHQTSRSRLKSALKQRHDSGVVDTSDAEECKYVMSDCDLQYDSNTDENANKNDETNINKDSSILNIIDRNGNTKENQPEIWKSAPIPHSTKMDNNIQNNQTKVTCSTIKHNTDLYNPDRLNKGKYLEIKFKNDLIFDLDM from the exons ATGGCAACGGGAGTAAAACCTCGTGATGAAGAATCATCTCTCACTCGAGCCGACTTAGAGGCGATACAAGATGCAATGAAAAATAAGAAGTTTCGAGATCTACTATCTGAGTACTGCGATGAAGTACGTGACCCGGCGAATCAAGCAATCTATCAAAAAGAAATGACCCAACTAGAAAAGGAACGTGGTTACGACGTAACATTTATTAATCCAAAGGGTGGTTATGTCATTAAAACAAGTGTAGCCGGAGAGAGAAAAGCTTTTATCAATATCTGCAGCAATGAGAATGTGGACAAACCGTCTTGTACCGTACAAGAACGAAATGGCCAAAAAGGAATGAACTGGCAACTTCCTTATACAATAATTCCACCAAGGGAAGATTTTAATCACAAAAGAGAACGCTGTATTATTTACGATGTAGTATTTCACCCAGATACATTGCGCATGGCTGAGGTTAACAAACGATTCCGTGAGTTAGTAAACAACACTGCGTTTGATGGACTACAAAAAACCTATGGTATTCATTTCGATAGTAATAATTGTCGTTTTCCAAAGGCCTGTTATAAAGGCATGACTACACCGGCTGTTATAAGAAAAGAAGATCCAAATTATAAACCACCAACTGATGAAGAAAATCAAGAACTTACACCAGAAGTCTTAGAAAAACTTTACCCACAACATATATACCAAGAAAATAAAGAGCACCTTCAAGAAAATGTCACATACAACATACAACATAGAAAAAAAGCAAAGAATAGTAAAAAAGAATTTACTCATTCATCTGATAAAGGTTATACAGTacctaaatatgtaattaaacagCAACAAAATGTAGATTTTCAAGACTTTACTTACCACAAAGATAGTAAGCAGTATTCTGCAATTCCAAGTAATTTaactattgaaattaatttaccaCTTTTATCATCAACCAAGGACTGTGTATTAGATGTTCGGGAAAAAAATCTAACTCTGATCTCAGAAAAACCTGCAAAGTATAAACTTAACCTTGATCTCCCTTATTCTGTCAATGATGAATGTGGAAATGCGACATTTGATAAATCAAAGCATATGTTAATTGTGTCACTACCAGtgattagaaaaaaattatcgtctaataaaataacttgtCAGAAGAGTGACAGTGGTGTAGAGAGTGAAGAAAATTCAAACAGTGATGAAGAATCTTCTAGAAAAAATAATCTTGTAGAAGAAATAACATTAACTAGTGAAAATCCAGATTTATCTTCAATTCAGGAAAAAGAAACGTCTCCTATAGTTGATGAAGAATTTTTACTTTCCAATATTGGGTATACATTCCCATCGTATACTTATAATGCACTAGATGATATAGTGGCATTCACCTTTCATGTTAAAAATACAGAAACAGATTCTGTTAAGgttaaaaatgttgaaaacaaagtatatattaaatttacttctATTGGATCAGGATTCGTACCAATACATTATGCAGCCTTTATTGTGTTTGatcatgatattaattttgaaaatgcaGTAGGTGAAGCTTGGGATAACAATGTTATTTTACAACTTGAAACAGGTGGAAATATTCCTGAAAAATTCCAAATAGGATTACAAGGcgatttgaaaatggaatattttGATGTGTCTAAACTTAAGAAACCTTTAAAAGAacacataatacaaaataatattaaatcttccGAAGAAGTTAGTTCAAGTCCTGTTGTTGAAGTAACTAACTTAGGAAGTGAAACTAACATTGTTGTTTCATCAACATCTCATAATGCTAATAAAGAAGATGAAAATGAAAGAGATATTGTATGGACTGAAAATGGTACCTTTGAAAATGGAGCCAAGAGTATTCTACGCAAACCTATTGCAATGATGAGAAGTTTTTCTGAATCAAGTTGTGGAGATGTTGCATCATCAATGGACTACATTAGCTCTGACTGTATTCCTGAAGAATCAAGCTTGAAAAAAACTGTTAGATTTAGTGACGTCATTGCAAGACAGTTTTACAG ATACAATTCATCAATTGAAggccaaaaaagaaaaaatcaaCGTAAGAAGAGTAAAAAACGTAATTTAGAAAGGCGTAGAAGTGAGAGTGAAGCTGAAGATGACTCTGTAAATGCACATCAG aCTTCTAGATCCAGGCTCAAATCTGCTCTTAAACAAAGACACGATAGTGGAGTAGTGGACACTTCAGATGCAGAAGAATGCAAGTATGTCATGTCTGATTGTGATCTTCAGTATGACAGTAATACAGATGAAAATGCAAATAAGAATGATGAGACTAATATAAACAAAGATTCATCTATTCTGAATATAATTGATAGAAATGGTAACACAAAAGAGAACCAACCTGAAATATGGAAATCGGCACCTATTCCACACAGTACAAAAAtggataataatatacaaaataaccaAACAAAAGTTACGTGTAGTACTATTAAACATAATACCGACCTTTATAATCCCGACAGattaaataaaggaaaatatttagaaataaaatttaaaaatgatcttATATTCGATCTCGATATGTGA
- the LOC126770028 gene encoding rRNA methyltransferase 3, mitochondrial isoform X1 translates to MSRNIYCFSKSFLSQIQKISSTRLYGRWMHRKPAKVLLPFEPASQVSLKKEEVIDIGTDGFKQNKNETNETKTGGVKKNKNETNNPLMPVASQNNFKLLKEKKNIELKKKKFYLSQKKVFDDKGEIIYEKLKENDGRISNLLVKLKSKKERLREGQMLVEGWRLIVDGLEANCILKYVIFSRIEDLNSLRPFLPKTGVQFYKIPYKEIELWSDVETSPGIFGVFEIPNVDNIKRYSNPIPLQFICDNIRTPGNLGAILRAAVGVGTEKILLTKGCVDLWDPKVIRSASGAHFRQPIHTSVDWEELPNLLDQDTSIFIADNNTNIPETTELENVIGNNLPVLPYYGIDYANLKHVTLIIGGETEGISENSYRLAANKNGLRLNIPLQKGVDSLNTGMAAAVIAFEIKKQFIQAWSKRKLNQIENTVT, encoded by the exons ATGagtagaaatatttattgtttttctaaATCTTTTCTGtcacaaatacaaaaaatatcttcCACTAGGTTATATGGAAGATGGATGCATAGGAAACCAGCTAAAGTTTTATTACCATTCGAACCTGCCTCCCAAGTGAGCTTAAAAAAAGAGGAAGTTATTGATATCGGTACTGATGGTTTCAAACAGAACAAAAATGAAACAAACGAAACCAAAACTGGCGGTGTCAAAAAGAacaaaaatgaaacaaacaatCCACTCATGCCGGTAGCAAGTCAAAATAACTTTAAGCTATTAAAGGAAAAGAAgaatattgaattgaaaaaaaagaagTTCTATTTGAgtcaaaaaaaagtatttgatgATAAAGgtgaaattatttatgaaaagttAAAGGAAAATGATGGAAGAATAAG tAATCTTCTTGTGAAACTAAAGTCTAAAAAGGAAAGATTAAGAGAGGGGCAAATGTTAGTTGAAGGCTGGAGATTAATTGTTGATGGCTTAGAAGCAAATTGTAttctaaaatatgtaatattcagCCGCATAGaagatttaaatagtttaaggCCGTTCCTGCCTAAAACTGGAgttcagttttataaaattccatATAAAGAAATAGAATTATGGTCTGATGTAGAGACATCACCTGGAATCTTTG GTGTATTTGAAATTCCTAATGTTGACAATATTAAGAGATACTCTAATCCCATACCACTGCAATTTATTTGTGATAATATTCGCACACCGGGGAATTTAGGGGCCATTCTGAGGGCTGCTGTAGGAGTTGGAACAGAAAAGATTTTGCTTACAAAAG gcTGTGTTGATCTTTGGGATCCAAAAGTTATACGAAGTGCATCAGGAGCTCATTTCAGACAACCAATCCATACTTCAGTTGATTGGGAAGAATTGCCTAATTTATTGGACCAAGATACATCAATATTTATAGCTGATAATAACACTAATATACCAGAAACAACAGAGTTAGAAAATGTGATTGGCAACAATTTACCGGTATTGCCATATTACGGCATTGATTATGCCAATTTGAAACATGTAACACTAATAATAGGAGGAGAAACTGAAGGAATAAGTGAAAACAGCTACAG ATTAGCTGCAAACAAGAATGGACTTCGGTTAAATATACCGCTGCAGAAAGGGGTTGACAGCTTAAATACTGGAATGGCAGCAGCTGTTATAGCTTTCGAAATCAAGAAACAATTTATTCAAGCATGGTCAAAACGTAAATTGAATCAAATAGAGAATACTGTGACTTAG